TTTTCTTCCAGGCTGTCTGGTTTAGTCTGATAGTTATAAACCCATGAGGCCATTGGAGGCATACTCATTAAAATAGACTCGATTCTTCCGTCAGTTTCTAAGCCAAATTTAGTCCCAGAATCGTAAACCAGATTAAATTCTGCATATCGGCTTCTGCGTTGAAACTGCCATTGCTTTTCATCCAATCCGAATTTCTTATAACGAGTTTCTTTAACCAATTCAGTGTATATCGGAATAAAGGAACGGCCCACATTTTTAGAGAAGTCAAAAATTCCTTCCCAATTTATTCCTGTACTTTCAGGAGTTAGCCTGTCGTAGAAGATTCCGCCGATTCCGCGGGTTTCGTGTCTGTGTTTTATATAAAAATAATCATCTGCCCATTTCTTGAATTTTGGATAAAATTCCGGGCTGGATTTATCGCAGACAGATTTAATATAGTTATGGAAGAATTGCGCATCTTTCTCTATGATATAATGGGGCGTTACATCTATACCGCCTCCAAACCATTTTAATGATTGTCCGTTGTCCGAATCCATTTCAAAATAACGGATATTCATATGGATGATAGGTACCCAGGGATTATGGGGATGCAATACAATCGAAACTCCAGTAGCAAAAAAATCGTCCTTATCTGTCTTGAATGCTTTCTTTATTGCATTAGGTAATTTGCCGTAAACAGCAGAAAAATTAACTCCGCCTTTTT
This genomic interval from Pseudopedobacter saltans DSM 12145 contains the following:
- the hemF gene encoding oxygen-dependent coproporphyrinogen oxidase; translation: MLKKDQIAEDYKKIQDEITSGLEKLDGLSLFEEEHWERPGGGGGRTRVIQNGNLIEKGGVNFSAVYGKLPNAIKKAFKTDKDDFFATGVSIVLHPHNPWVPIIHMNIRYFEMDSDNGQSLKWFGGGIDVTPHYIIEKDAQFFHNYIKSVCDKSSPEFYPKFKKWADDYFYIKHRHETRGIGGIFYDRLTPESTGINWEGIFDFSKNVGRSFIPIYTELVKETRYKKFGLDEKQWQFQRRSRYAEFNLVYDSGTKFGLETDGRIESILMSMPPMASWVYNYQTKPDSLEENTLNLLKKDIEWAK